The nucleotide window TGACTGTGTGGGGGCGGGGGGGAGGGGATGTGGCAGGGGATGGGGAATGGGTGGAGGTGAGAGTGTATTTAGATATTCTTATGGATAGTCGCGAAATGTTGCACAAAGATTATGACAAGATCTCAGTGTGGCtcatttgacacaaattgaGTGAATTGTAAGAAGAATCGCAAATGAACACAATGCTTAATGCCAGCAGAAGAGTACCCCGGTATCACTAGAGCATGGACCATTACTATTCAACTCGAAAATTCCGGCGACTTTCCTCCTTGATTGACCCAGTACGTCTCCTTCGGCGTCCTTCTGCTCCATCTAAAATGCTTTGTGGTTCAAATAGCGAATATAGTCGAAAGACAAAACATTTTCACACCAAGGGTTTGTTCACGCAAACTCATATAAAACGGGCAAAGCACCTCACGTAGCATACATTaacctggatgcatatatggccTTCTCACATGAACAACACAGCACACAAAATCGCTATTTGGGTGATTGCGTGACTAATGCTCACTTGCGCGTGCCACTACTAGTCAATGTCGCAATTTACCGCGGGCTCATTTATTCGTGGCGCAAAAATTTGAACATCTTTGCGGAATTTTTATAATCAAACCATTTCCATTGCTTTTTATAGATGTTTTACCAATTCGATAGATAGCATTATACGACAAGGGTGAACTCATTGCCGAAATGGAACAAGTTCATGATCTTTCCGAAGCCCTCCCTTCACAGGCTTCGCAGACTTATCACATCGAAGTTCTTCAAGATCCTTACAGGCAAGTTTTTACATTGAGCTATAATGAGTTCTTTAGTTACATTTTATTGGATAAACTGTTTAACtgagaataccctgccactgatttgcatgtcattgaataagaatagaGTGTATTCTATATTGAGTCGTTCTGAAAAGAACGTCGCcgaattcaaacaatagtggcgggGTAATCAGCAGTTACTGACCCTTTATCGGTTTATCACATACCTCTATCAATACTTTGATTATCATTTTATAGCACTGCTACGTCTGGTATAATTAAAGAGCACGTGAGAAAGTTCCTATTGCACGAGGCCACTGTGTTTGGTGATACAACCTTTTCGGAATTCAGTGACATATTTTTGACGCAGCATGTGAAATCAGTGTCAGTCTGTGACACAGAGATGGTGACTAATGACAGACAGGTATGGTTGCTATTGGAGATATAGCTGTTAAGTAAAGATTCTTTTAATTTGCCAACCGATTAGCTGATTACCATGGTTACACAACTTTGCAATGGCAAGCTCTGATATTTTTGATGGGAGACTCAACACTGCAAAGTTCTGAGAAAGGGATGTACTCTCTATCTTTCTTCCTTATCTGCTTCACATCTGTGATGAATGTGTTTCTTCTCTGAAGTGACCATCTGGCTGGTCTGCCAATGGAACATGTCAGTTCTATTGAACAGAGAACTGCTTGTGACCAGACTGAACACTCTCAAAAAGAATGACCAGTTTGATCATATGCAGATTGGTTGAAGCTACATGTTATATTTACAGACTGTCAATTAATCCCACTGACCTCACTtctaacaaaattaatggtaagCACCACCCCTCCTTAGAATTACTcaaatttttttacaaaatttcccCCAAGACAAAATCAAAACATTGTTTCTCCATAAttatataaaaacaaaaatgtttattATAGAGTTAATATTGCTTATATtatgagttatatttttttctccAGGGTAGCCTAAAGAACTGCAAGTTGGCAATCCATGTTTTCCAGCTCCATGATGATGGTCCAGCGACTGAAGAGCTTGAAGAGGACATTGCAGCTGCTAATCACTGGCTTTTACCTTCTGGTATGGCTTAATTTTCATGATCATGGAAGTAGTTGCAATTTGACAAACCTCTTTTAAAACTACATTGTCTGGGCCACCCAGTGGCAATAGCTTTACAGTTTAGAGAAAATTTTGGCAAGATTATTTGAATTAATCTTTATCTATCTTTAAACAttcaagcaaacaaacaacgaTTCAATCTTGATGTACTTAGGTTATTATTACATCATGATAAACAAACTTCACTTCAGGCaaagttaaaataaaatgtatgtataatgatagtaatagtaatgataataataataataataataaaaataatgataccttgattgaaaaagatcatccaggttattggagtcctgagaaggactgttgttagtgacggACGTTTCAAAAACCTGTCAATCTTTAGAGTCAAGAGTCAATCTTTAGAGTCAAGATGCTTCCTCACAGGTCAAGAGTCTCCAGAGGTCTTCAGACCTGTTACTcgtgggttcaaaccattttcttattataataataataatgaagatATTTtaatggtattaaaaacttggAACTCTTTGGGATGTATGAGTTGTTAATGTTACACTATGTATTCCTTTTTCAGAGGATTTTCATGGAGTTTGGGACAGTTTAATATTTGATTCAGATGTCAAAGCCCAGGTATAAGAAAATCTCTTTGCAGAAATTGGTAGACTGGTGTACAAACCAGTTAGTATATTTAATTGACTTAACCAATTCAGGGAGGTATTCATAAGTTGGCATGAGGAGCAATAAATCTTCGAATTTGTTGGCTTCAATGTTTTAGTTTTTTCTGCTCAGATGATTAAGGGGTAAGCTAAAGGTCAGAGCTCTATTCATTGCAAAATTAATCTCCTTGACATGTTTAATGCAACCAAATTTCATTGCTTGACATTTCTACATGCAACAAAACATACATGAAGGAGTGATGCAGCTCCAATATTTACCATCGTTTCTGTCCATTAATGCAAGTACCTTTGTTGTTTGGGATTTTTGTCCAAGGTCCTTCTTTGTCCAccacttgtttttgtttttttgtttttaataatgaataattgaagttattattttaaactatttttagcTGATAAAATGAtggttctttttttcttgttttttcccAGCTTATTAATTATGCCACCACCACTCTGCTGTTCTCAGATAGGTGAAAAATAGTATTATCATTAGAGTAAATAGAATAAAATTGGCCAGGCAAAGTAAAGGCTAATACTGGTATCATCTCAATGTGTACACTGTATATTGCAAGCTTGCTTCTAGGGAGCCCTTCTTTTTGGCTTCATAACTACAATGCTGAAGAATGTTGTGACCACACCCTTTTCTTTGCTGGTGTTATATTAACCTCCCTTTTATCCTCAATGTCTTCTTCTTGGTACCACAACCTGAAGATTTTATTCAATAATAGTGATTGTGATAGGTAGGCATCCAATTGGCCACATGGAACTCTTTGGTTGTCTTCAAACCTGGAATGGAAGTCACCTTTATGTTGTAAATCATGTAATGTAAAGTGGGGATGAGTGGGCAGATTATGAGTGCTACACTCAGTGGATAATGTGTTTGTTGTGTTTTACCACAGGGGTGTCAACAGTAATGTTATATCGTGGAACAGAGTTGTATTACTTCATGGTAAGATATGTTTTTTGTCACAGTTGTTTTGGTGGTAATAGGTcctaactggttgaaaaacaaatCTTGATACTTGATTAAAAAACAGACATCTCTTGTGGGCCAAAAAGTGAATAGCAATATTGATTTTTGCTAGGCAAATTTATCAGTTTCAAAATTTGGAGGATTTTGTGAATGGGCAGGTCAGGTCTAAACTTGAAAACATTGGCCAATTTTTTCAAACTTCAATAGTATTCAATTCCATCCTGGCCATCCTGGCCTGAGTTGCTCAAAGTATGGTTAACTCTAACCGGCATTAACTGCCATAGAAACGTATATAgctttcgatacttcttaactaATGGATAGCGCTTGGTTAAATGCTTCAAGCGACTGGCCCGCTGAAATGTAGATGGCAAAAAttgaattcaaaattttttcaaatataaatacaaaattctttaaaagaaaatgtttgcattttttttttcatttttttgaagTGAGCATTTTTAATGCTTCTGGAGTTCAATCAAATGGGTTTACACTGCTCTATTTACAGTACACAACATAAtccacataaaaaaaaaattattttaagtgactgatgttgttttaatatttttcatattttttattaACTCTAAGGTCCACCTGGAACTGGAAAAACATCACTTTGCAAAGCCCTTGCTCAGAAGTTGAGCATCAGGTTATCAGATCGGTAAATGAATATGGATACATCATTATGATCCCTCAGTCAAACCAACAATAGACAATTTTACAGTTCTCTGCTCAGTGACCTGGCTTTTGAATGGCAGCGAGGCTGGAGGTGACGTTTTGTTACATACCTCACTACTTGCGTTGTGTATATATCAATTTGTTCATCCCACCAGTTTGTGTTTATGACAGAAAAGCAGAGAGTTTTGTATCAAAAAAAGGTCACCTCTAGACTTCCTTGCATCGGTAGGCCTGCTGCAGATCTCAGGATGAAATCATAGCTTCCATAATGTCTGTGACATGATGCAGAATAAATGCACAGTAATAGACCCTATTTATAAATGGTGGCTtgtttaattattcttttgtccttgtgcaaattagcctaccaagccttgCCCTacagcaagaattcttttcaatttagcacatgacaatgaggcttggtaggctaatttgcacaaggacaaaagaataatgaattggcaaccatttatgaatagcgtctatggTATTGCCATTGGAGTCACACATGGTTCCTGTGTTGTATGGAAATGATCCCAAAATAAAGTTAGGTGTGTTTTTTAAACTTTAGATATTCTTATGGTCAGCTCATTGAAATAAACAGCCACAGCTTATTCTCCAAATGGTTCTCTGAGGTAAGAatacattattaatattattttgaggTAAGAATATTATCAATTAAATAATTTTGGGCTAACCTTACAATAATGTCAAAGCATTTCTTAGCCTTTCTGCACTATTAATTTAGCAACTGCTTCTGTTTTCCATGACTTGTGATCTTGATAATTACAAGAAAAGTGATCTGTTAAATTTCATTAGAGTGGAAAGTTGGTGATGAAGATGTTTCAGAAGATTCAGGAGCTGATTGATGACAAAGATGCCCTGGTGTGTGTTTTGATTGATGAGGTTGGTAAGATGCCTTGAACAGTGCAATTTTTATCCTTTGTAGTAAGAAGTGTATTTTGGGTGGACAAGGTCATTTCATGGCAATAGTGTTTTGCATAAATGTGCAGtggccccgggggggggggggggggtactttaggaatttctgggtggggatgtgcagCTAGGACTCatgaacccttagcctataccagagctagtttcagctggattttgctaccctatactagagtaaattcctggtttccttagtctagataaaatcttcaaccaactggtcagtttcgtgaaaaatgatagcttattctagacccaaaagctctgatttatatactctatgctagagtaaactgcttgaaagccatacccttcacagcggcacatacctatatggcccatgtatggcagtaccccccccggggCAGTGACCCACAAACTCCGTGGCAAATACTGTAAGTAATTTAATTATTGCATTGATATGATTCGGGACAATTCAATAACTCAACAACTAACTATTCTGAAGTGGAAAATAATGCTATAGTTAACTTGTGGCGGGCCTAAGTTTCAAGTTGATAGGTGAGTATAAAAATCTGGTAAGCCAGTCTCCGGGGAAGCAATTCGAACATATTCACGTTTTTACTCAATTGGAAGCTCACCTAAAAGAGAACTTTGGGTGTAAAGATCAAAGGTTGAAATCAATGTCAATCAAAGTTTTTCTCGGTAATTGAATTATGTTTGCGACTTAATATTAActtaacaaaagaaataattctAGGCTGTCATCATCTTTAATTCGAAGCCAATGTGTCCTCGATATGATGTTACAAAGCTCAATTATGGTTGAGTCTAAAGAAAGCAGATATGTTGTCCTCCTTATTTCATTGAGTAGCCAAGAGTTTTCCGTCGTGCTCTTTTAAGGAGATTCCTGCAATTGTGTACACATCACAATGTGTCTCAGTAACACAATTTATAAGCAGAACCCTAACCGAACATCGCTGACGATGGTTCTTAGGCTTCaggggacaccttgtgatgcgTACGCAAACAGACTTGAATCTCATCTTCAGCCGAAGCGGACGTCAAAGTGTTTTCAGAGAACTATGAATAGTTCCGTTTATGCAgacagacaaaaatattttttatgatgGATGGCTTAGCTTGTCATTGCCTGTAGACTTTTCTTATTTTGCCAAAAAGCATTCACTGATTTGCTTAGTTGATGTAATCATTTTTTGCCAAACAGCCTGTTCTTACTTTGTAGGTTGAGAGTTTGACGGCAGCTCGCAAGTCTGCAATGCAAGGCCAGGAGCCCTCAGATGCAATAAGAGTGGTTAATGCTCTTCTAACTCAAATTGATCACATCAAAAGGTATCTAAAGAAGATTCAGCACCACAGGCAGGCATTCCTTTGGCAATATGTGGCCAGCATTACCATGCATATGGCTCATCAATGCTGCTACCATGATGGTGCCAGCAAGTTGCTAATGATGTTATGTTACGATTTTCGTGGATCTTTTAAATGCGGTCAAACTATAGCTTTTTTCAGCCCAAAAAGATTACGAAAATTATCCACATATCGCGAAATGTTTATTATGTTTCCATCTTGTGGATGAAGGCACTTTGAGAATGAACAGTCCCTGTAACTGACGTAAATTGTCAGTGATTTCTTGGACAAGAAAGTTGTTCTCAATGTTACGACTGTATAATGATGTGGATATTTTTTGCTCGTTTTTACTTCAGGTTTCCTAACGTTCTCGTCCTTACAACCTCTAACGTTACAGGTGCTATAGACCTAGCATTTGTTGACAGGTAAGTTTAAACTCGGGAAAAAAATTGGGCAGAGTTCGAGTAAATGAAAAAGCGCACACCAGTTGAACCTGTAAGACAGGTTGTGTGTGATACACAACGGGGTATCCTTTTCACAGACTTAAGCTTTCACTAATAATTGTCTAACGTCCCTAGCTTATTTTATGAAGTCGTGCATAACTTCTACTCTAATTGGAGTGCCGTAAATCAAGTCATTTAGGATGAAATTTAAACCCGGAGATTCTCATTCATATTGAAGTATAATTCTTAACATTCCTGTCTCAAGAAAACTCGTAACAGGTCGGATTTTCTCCGGATTTCCCCGCGACAAATATCGAAGAGTGACATCTCTAGACTAGTCATGTCGAATATTTTTTTGCACCGAGTAGTCAGAGAGAAAAAACAGATTACCAGGGTAAATGACTCTCCGAGTAGAGTTAAAAAACCCACAAGCTCACCTCTTATGTGATACAGTATCCGTGAATGGAATCGTTGACAGCGATTGCTCCGCAACCCAGCTCGCCTTCTAAGTTTTTGGCATACTCTATAAACTCCCTGGTGTTTCTTTTCATCTGCAGGGCAGACATCAAACAATACATAGGCCTCCCGTCTGTCAATGCAGTTTTTTCTATTTATCATTCCTGTATAACAGAGCTTATGAGGGTAAGAATTTTTTCCACTTGCATGATCACTTGGATGTGAAAGTTGTGTTTTGATTGATCCATTTGAGAAATTGTCCGAACTGACGAAAACTCATTTTTTAACGTGAAATTTTACAGGTTGGGATTATTTCTCCTGTACAGCAAATTCTTGGTGTGAGGTATGAACTGAAATAAAACACTTATAATTGAAAAGCACGCGagaaaaatgtcatggaaggAAAGATACTCTCGTTATCGtgtgttttcaatttgttttatcACGTGTACTTTTTTATTCCATGTCCAATTTTTTTTGCGATAAATATTCTAAGCGAACTACAAATCTCGGAGCAATCTTTCGTCCAAAAGTAATTCCCACCTTGGAGTTAACTTCATGTATTGTAAAACTCAGTGTCGAGACATATTTTCAGTCTTGGATAAACCGAGTCATAACTCTTCCAGTTCTTAATTACGGAGGCTCTTCgcttttactgaaaaaaaaaaaaaactcaatcgTATTGGCAAATgtctccttttttctttctcattgaCTATTTGGCTAAATCAGTTATatttatgttttgtttctttataaaAAAAACCCTTCCCTGTTGATCTAGAGAAAGCTGGCTTTTGTCACCTGGCCTGGGCAAACactcggtttttttttctcataactGGGGAGAAAGTGCAGCCTTCTTAATGACACCTACAATTGGCTAaactttttttgtcttgtttgatAAATTGTGTAAGCTGTAGCCCTTGTCTCGCCACCATTGTTCTAGAAAACAAATATTTACTCTTTTTTAACGGGGTTTAACATTCGCTTTTTCCTTTAACCCAAATGCGAAAGATGCCTTTTGAACACTTGCATATGTCCAGAATGCACGTAATTACATGCAGGTTCAATCTTAGTGAATTGATCTGCTTAACGTAAACCACATTCGGTTTATCGTTTGTGTTCGTTTATTGAAAACAAGATGGAATGACACAAACCGAAACAAATACCACACTTGGTTTCACTTGTCAACTTGATTTGCCATTTAAGCGACAAACGCATCTGTTTTATTGtctaaacgcgtgatctgattggctgaatgcacTCAAGCTGTtggaaaaggccgccatctcgtcttgtactcgtcggCTTCtgacgactaattttataaaatatatacaaaataacagaggaaaactataaaatgaTAAACCGGGagcgtatttacacaggcggatgaaaatatatgtgcaggatccgattgtaatgaaaaaagataataatgacagttttttgaaagtttggtgtcacacgaaattcagatttgccgagttTTTTGAAAGTCTAGCCATCGTCCTTCGGCATTCATATTCTGTATTCTCTTTTTCTTAACAGGGACTTAGAAGTCTTACGGTACGTGAATATATGCATGAACGTTACCCCTTTCCGCCTCGCTTTTTATCATTCAAGGATACCGTAGTTTTTAAGCCCCCCCCGGTTAGGGGAGGGGGTTCTTGTGTCCTTCCAAAACTGCCCTGTGTTCTCACGTTCCCGCAGTTTTTACTTATTAGTTCCCTGTGTAACATATTTGCCTACCACTTTCCCCACCATTAACATTGAGTTGTTCCCGCGTTCCAACTGGATTACGTTCCCTTGCTCCCTCCGGTATCATtccttgttcccttgttcctcaaGACCCCTGGGGGACCCTTAGTTTTTAAGGCGTTTCTGTATACTTAATAGAAACTTGAATTCAGACACGTTAAAGTCTTCATTTATTCCATTCTACTACAGTAGAATAATAATGGTACATAACAAAAAGTAATAACACTACTGTTTGACAAGGTTTCTGTTTTGCAGCCTTGCCCTTCGTTTCCGCAAATTTGTCGACGTTAATGACACCAACACTGTTAAAGTTATAACTGAATTCGAAATagtttcaatgtttttttcttatttcagttTTATCAACAATGACGCTACCAATCTTAGTTTACAACTTTTAGAGATAGCGAGGTATGTTAGCACGTTCTGATCTCATTTCTTTCATGGGATATATTGATTGGAGTGGTGGCGTTGTGGCGAgtgcactcgcctcccaccaatgtggcccaggttcgattcccagacttagcttcatatgtgggttgagtttgttggttctctactctgctgtGAGAATTTTTTCCCCGGGTGCTCCGGTCCCGCCCCCCTCCCCCTCCTCAAAAATCTACGTTTGATTTCATTTGAGTCAATTTACAGTGTCACCAATTCTGGGACAATTTTTGGCTTCatgtgtgggttgagtttgttggttctgtaCTCTGGTGTGAGAGGTTTTTCACTGGGTGCTCcggtcccccccccccccatcctcAAAAACCTACGTTTGATTTCATTTGAGTCgttttacagtgtccccaatttgGGCCTCAGCGCCAGAACACTTGGcacttaaataaataaagttgcaTCCAATTGCAATTGGAACGTGAAGAACAGAGAGAGCAGGAGCCTTCCAACACTGTTGTCTGAGTCTCGATGCTGAATGTTGGTTGACTTCGTTGGTTCTgcactctgctctgagaggctCTTTTTTTGATACTTGGCTATTCCACCACCcactcaccaaaaaccaacgtAGTGTTTGTTCTGTACCCTTCTCCGTTCTGTATAACTCCTCAGGCTGAAATTGGCATTCGCAGTACAGGCCAGTTTCACAATCATGCGCAGAACACACGACCTTGCTTCGCTGGTGGACCACGGTGCGTTGAGGACTACGTATAGTGTAAGAGAATTTAAGGTTGGATGAGAGAAACGGCAAAAATCGCACTTTGCCATACTATCCTCCGTTGTCGTTTGTGGGAAGGGAAGggccctgggaatgaggttgatCCGCCATGTTTTCAAAATACCGTAACCTTCCAGCGAAGCTAAGCCTTGCTTCTAAGCAAGCTCGTGCATTTTTCGCATGGATTATTGTCATCGTGTCTCATGAATTGTTTCCGTACTTCGAACAGGAAAAGTCATGGTTTGAGCGGAAGAACGCTCAGGAAGATCCCATTTTTAGCGCATGCGGGGCACATCCAGGTACATTAACACATATTTTACATTATGCTTTTTGCGACACAGGGTGCAGGACTTATATCACCCTAACAACTTCACGTCGCCCTTTACGCCAAATGCCAAATGCGCGGCAAGCAGTCCGAATGTCTCGAAAAGAAGTCGAGAATGTTTTCGTGGCATGCAAATTCAAAATGCAATCCATCTCCATCCATGCCATCCGCAACAAAAAGGAGAAGTAAACAGTCGCAGTGTAGTTATTTGGTTTTCCTTTAGTCTTCCTAAACTTCtgtcatcattatttttaagtttgcatTGCTGTGTAGACATATTTCAGCATTCTAAGTTGGGGCAAAATCAGCGTCACAGAGCTCTTTTAATTCACCCGTGATCTTTTGCAGACACAATCCGTGACATTACCGGTGTTTTTGAGTGCGCTCTCAAGGACGGTTGATAAGCAGTTCGAAGACCGAGAAAACCTCAAGAACGATGactaaaaaaagaagacaaacgATAACTGATCAACCAGGCTTTATTTGTTCGAAGGTTGAACAATGTAATTCACCGGAAAAACCTCTACCAGGCTTGTAGATAGCtgaatagagcggttttcaaatgactgtcgaaagaccaaaagcaaagcaatttcTCCGACcgatcacaacaggagcagacagcgcgatgaaccaatcagaatccatggcaattacctgtaactcgctcgaagcgcgggaaaaatcgcgcggacatggtgcgattggttttggttttgcttctcattggttgagaaATTGGCGCGAGACTTTTAAggcaatcactaagcgtagcaatcgcaatcacgtaaatACTTTGGACagtcattttgaaaactgctctatagtTTAGGCAATgaaaacgccagaaaacaatgatatgattggtttaatgaggaaaaataatcgtgctgcacgtgcagtatGCACGTAAGTATTCTCTTTCGTAAAATTTATAAATTTAGGGTTTTAACGACAACACACAACAATGAATCTTTCATTTGCTCTgtttacttcaacggcgttGCAACCAGTCCATTTGTAACATTCTCTGTCACTGAACAATATAGAACGAGATCAAGAAGCGATAATGCATGGTTCAATTGTACCTGTTACCATCTCCCTCAGGCAACCCCCGGGAAACGTCTACACTTTCAGGCCCGGGGTTGGGGAATTACTTCAAACTTTCTTGTCCCCGGGGTCAAGGGGAGGGGCAACTTAAAATCAAAAGTATCTACTCGTCGTCCTTGTGAAGCTCGTCACTTCTCGGACCGCGTGGAGAATTACTTCCAGGGAAAATGCCCAGAATTTGTTGCAGACTGGTTAGAATTGAGTAAcctttcaagaaagaaaaatggcgtATCCCCGGGGGTATGCCCGGAGGGGATGATAGCACGGAGCTTGGCGGCGTAGCCGTGATTACTGCTAAAACTCCTTAATTGTTTTAATAGCGTTCATTGGTTGGCTAGATGTTTTATTGCGTATTACGTTCCTTCCCTGTCCATTCCCTGGGTCAAATGCcttttggctcaaaaaaaagaagaaaagaaaagctatttttgtctgtttttgttttgttttgtttttcaaatatcTGCATCGTAGTTTTTGTAGTGTATGTTGACAAAACTAATACCTAAAAATCAACACCCATGGAAATGGCATGCTCGATTTCCAATTACAATCTGAATGACGAATTTCGTGCTAATATCATTCATTAAAGGCAATCTTGGCGTTGCGTTCATTGTACAGAATAGCTCATTGCAATAAATAATGATTTTATTTATGTTGTCGATCTTTCTGGCGTACCGCAAGCACAATTTGTGTCAATTTCTGTGGAAGTAAACAAAGCAACGTCTCCTGAAAATATAACTGCGCCATCGTAATATGCCATTTCTTTTATATTGTGCAATTTGAGCTATGTTTTCTGTTCATGTCATTATGATGGCACcgtgaaaaacaatttttttttaaaacagctgTAGCACCGAGAATGGGGAGTTTACCATAGCCTATAATTTTTGGCTTTAAACTTGGTAAAAATCTGGTATCAGACATGTTGATGGGTGTCAAAGATTACGAAACTGAGGTATGAAGCGTTTGTCCGTCCTTTGTCATAACGATCCTATGAGGTGTAACGATTGAAACATGTACTTCGTAACCCTTTTACGGTGCCGGATAATTTGCCCGTTAAATCCGTTTGAGTACTAAAATTTATGTTTCATTTTCCCACCGACACGGTTCTGCAATTTCTTTAGAAGACTAAACCTTCAATTTATTTGCATAAAGCGGGGGAATTTTACCTTTCACTGCAACTTACGAGTCTTGCATTTGCCTCATGGTATATATGAGTCACGAGGTGTCCTTGCAATGAAGACAAAGCGCAGACTCCCTGTTTATTGGAAGAAGCCATCAAAGGTTATCGAAGGCATATGTATGGAGGTCCGTTctggtcaaaattaaacaagattttcagtctgcttattgaattatttgtgttggctgtttattttatcttactatatatatatatatatatatatatatatatgtatatattgtTACCTTTTGTCGCGCCATTTTTTCGTTACCTTCCATGAATTTTTGGCACATcctacaaattattttttttaacaatgtaCGGATTATTTTTGGCGCCctttctgaatattttttttcgtactgtctgaattatttttggttacCCTCCACCAATTATTTTTGGCTACTGTCAACTTAATTTCTGGTTCCGTGATGCATTGCGTGACCTTGACATGTTCTTCCCGTCATTATGAAAACATGGAGGAATCTGTGCGAGCTCGAATTGCACAAATAGCTCCAAATCTAattcaagaaatcgaccgaatAGCGCAAATAGTCCGCACAAATGAGCCTTCCTTCAGCAGTGCTAGACTCTTTATAATTTTACATACAAATCGAGTAGACTCAGCAGATGCCGAGAAAGATTTTCGTGAAAGTATAGTGAGAATTTCCGACTGCCAAGCGTCTAGTATTTTGAAATCCGTACCCGTGAGTCAAGATTCTAAATAATATGCTTAatgcaagcgcggagaatttgtccacaaccATACAAAACCTTTAGTTAGaatcgcttggcatttctgaacaa belongs to Acropora muricata isolate sample 2 chromosome 9, ASM3666990v1, whole genome shotgun sequence and includes:
- the LOC136929756 gene encoding pachytene checkpoint protein 2 homolog, giving the protein MEQVHDLSEALPSQASQTYHIEVLQDPYSTATSGIIKEHVRKFLLHEATVFGDTTFSEFSDIFLTQHVKSVSVCDTEMVTNDRQGSLKNCKLAIHVFQLHDDGPATEELEEDIAAANHWLLPSEDFHGVWDSLIFDSDVKAQLINYATTTLLFSDRGVNSNVISWNRVVLLHGPPGTGKTSLCKALAQKLSIRLSDRYSYGQLIEINSHSLFSKWFSESGKLVMKMFQKIQELIDDKDALVCVLIDEVESLTAARKSAMQGQEPSDAIRVVNALLTQIDHIKRFPNVLVLTTSNVTGAIDLAFVDRADIKQYIGLPSVNAVFSIYHSCITELMRVGIISPVQQILGVRDLEVLRFINNDATNLSLQLLEIARKSHGLSGRTLRKIPFLAHAGHIQTQSVTLPVFLSALSRTVDKQFEDRENLKNDD